One window of the Gavia stellata isolate bGavSte3 chromosome 9, bGavSte3.hap2, whole genome shotgun sequence genome contains the following:
- the KCNIP2 gene encoding Kv channel-interacting protein 2 isoform X3 yields the protein MRSKGRKESLSDSRDLDGSYDQLTGNPPGQTKKALKQRFLKLLPCCRPKSIPSLSENSVEDEFELSTVCHRPEGLEQLQEQTKFTRKELQVLYRGFKNECPSGIVNEENFKQIYSQFFPQGDSSTYATFLFNAFDTDHDGSVSFEDFVSGLSIILRGTIDDRLNWAFNLYDLNKDGCITKEEMLDIMKSIYDMMGKYTYPAMRDEAPREHVENFFQKMDRNKDGVVTIEEFLESCQKDENIMRSMQLFDNVI from the exons gCAACCCGCCGGGCCAAACTAAAAAAGCGCTGAAGCAGCGATTCCTCAaactgctgccctgctgccgGCCCAAATCCATCCCCTCGCTCAGCGAAA ACAGCGTTGAGGATGAGTTTGAGCTCTCCACCGTCTGCCACCGCCCcgaggggctggagcagctccaggagCAGACCAAGTTCACCCGCAAAGAGCTGCAGGTCCTGTACCGAGGCTTCAAGAAC GAGTGCCCGAGTGGCATCGTCAATGAAGAAAACTTCAAGCAGATCTACTCACAATTCTTCCCACAGGGAG ACTCCAGCACGTACGCCACCTTCCTCTTCAATGCCTTTGACACTGACCACGATGGCTCTGTCAGCTTCGAG GACTTTGTGTCTGGGCTATCCATCATCCTGCGGGGCACCATTGATGACCGCCTGAACTGGGCCTTCAACCTCTATGACCTGAACAAAGATGGCTGCATCACCAaagag GAAATGCTGGACATCATGAAGTCCATCTATGACATGATGGGCAAATACACCTACCCAGCCATGCGGGATGAAGCACCCCGGGAGCACGTGGAGAACTTCTTCCAG AAAATGGACCGAAACAAGGACGGCGTGGTGACAATCGAGGAGTTCCTGGAGTCCTGCCAGAAG GATGAGAACATCATGCGGTCCATGCAGCTCTTCGACAACGTGATTTAG
- the KCNIP2 gene encoding Kv channel-interacting protein 2 isoform X2 — translation MRSKGRKESLSDSRDLDGSYDQLTGNPPGQTKKALKQRFLKLLPCCRPKSIPSLSESKCFFLPLCVHKPRGLSPDSVEDEFELSTVCHRPEGLEQLQEQTKFTRKELQVLYRGFKNECPSGIVNEENFKQIYSQFFPQGDSSTYATFLFNAFDTDHDGSVSFEDFVSGLSIILRGTIDDRLNWAFNLYDLNKDGCITKEEMLDIMKSIYDMMGKYTYPAMRDEAPREHVENFFQKMDRNKDGVVTIEEFLESCQKDENIMRSMQLFDNVI, via the exons gCAACCCGCCGGGCCAAACTAAAAAAGCGCTGAAGCAGCGATTCCTCAaactgctgccctgctgccgGCCCAAATCCATCCCCTCGCTCAGCGAAAGCAAGTGCTTCTTCTtgcctttgtgtgt ACACAAGCCCCG ggggctgTCGCCTG ACAGCGTTGAGGATGAGTTTGAGCTCTCCACCGTCTGCCACCGCCCcgaggggctggagcagctccaggagCAGACCAAGTTCACCCGCAAAGAGCTGCAGGTCCTGTACCGAGGCTTCAAGAAC GAGTGCCCGAGTGGCATCGTCAATGAAGAAAACTTCAAGCAGATCTACTCACAATTCTTCCCACAGGGAG ACTCCAGCACGTACGCCACCTTCCTCTTCAATGCCTTTGACACTGACCACGATGGCTCTGTCAGCTTCGAG GACTTTGTGTCTGGGCTATCCATCATCCTGCGGGGCACCATTGATGACCGCCTGAACTGGGCCTTCAACCTCTATGACCTGAACAAAGATGGCTGCATCACCAaagag GAAATGCTGGACATCATGAAGTCCATCTATGACATGATGGGCAAATACACCTACCCAGCCATGCGGGATGAAGCACCCCGGGAGCACGTGGAGAACTTCTTCCAG AAAATGGACCGAAACAAGGACGGCGTGGTGACAATCGAGGAGTTCCTGGAGTCCTGCCAGAAG GATGAGAACATCATGCGGTCCATGCAGCTCTTCGACAACGTGATTTAG
- the OGA gene encoding protein O-GlcNAcase — translation MVQKEGQAALEEPQGSPNPAGVPGAPLEPPGAATGPVPGGEETDTETETALGSRRFLCGVVEGFYGRPWVMEQRKELFRRLQKWGLNTYLYAPKDDYKHRMFWREMYSVEEAEQLMTLISAAREHEIEFIYAISPGLDITFSNPKEVSTLKRKLDQVSQFGCRSFALLFDDIDHNMCAADKEVFSSFAHAQVSITNEIYQYLGEPDTFLFCPTEYCGTFCYPNVAQSPYLRTVGEKLLPGIEVLWTGPKVVSKDIPVESIEEVSKIIRRAPVIWDNIHANDYDQKRLFLGPYKGRSTELIPRLKGVLTNPNCEFEANYVAIHTLATWYKSNMNGVRKDVVMTDTEDSTVSIQIKLENEGSDEDIETDVLYSPQMALKLALTEWLQEFGVPQQYSSRQVAHSGAKTSVGDVGPLVAPSSLNAATVVTTVYQEPIMSQGAALSSESPALVKEEEKKQSDEEPMDMVVEKQDDTDKNANQILTDIAEAKMAEELKPMDTDKESIAESKSPEMSMQEDSGSDIAPMQTDEQINKEQFVPGPNEKPLYTVEPVTLEDLQLLADLFYLPYEHGPKGAQMLREFQWLRANSSVVSVNCKGKDAEKIEEWRNRAAKFEEMCSLVMGMFTRLSNCANRTILYDMYSYVWDIKSIMSMVKSFVQWLGCRSQSSAQFLSGDQEPWAFRGGLAGEFQRLLPIDGANDLFFQPPPLTPTSKVYTIRPYFPKDEASVYKICREMYADGADQPFHSLPDLIGDKLVGGLLTLSLDYCFVLEDEDGICGYALGTVDVTPFIKKCKMSWIPFMQEKYTKPNSDKELSEAEKIMLSFHEEQEVLPESFLANFPSLIKIDIHKKVTDPSVAKSMMACLLSSLKANGSRGAFCEVRPDDKRILEFYSKLGCFEIAKMEGFPKDVVILGRSL, via the exons ATGGTGCAGAAGGAGGGGCAGGCGGCGCTGGAGGAGCCCCAAGGCAGCCCCAACCCGGCCGGAGTGCCCGGCGCTCCCTTAGAGCCGCCGGGCGCCGCTACGGGGCCGGTCCCAGGGGGCGAGGAAACCGACACCGAGACGGAGACCGCGCTGGGCTCCCGCCGCTTCCTCTGCGGCGTCGTCGAAG GATTTTATGGAAGACCTTGGGTTatggagcagaggaaagaaCTTTTTAGAAG ACTTCAGAAGTGGGGACTAAATACGTACCTGTATGCTCCAAAGGATGACTACAAGCACAGGATGTTCTGGCGAGAAATGTACTCTGTGGAGGAAGCGG AGCAGCTAATGACTCTAATATCAGCTGCACGAGAACATGAAATAGAGTTCATCTATGCAATCTCGCCTGGACTTGACATCACTTTCTCCAATCCTAAAGAGGTATCCACATTGAAACGCAAGCTGGACCAG GTTTCCCAGTTTGGCTGCAGATCTTTTGCACTGCTGTTTGATGATATTGATCACAACATGTGTGCAGCAGACAAAGAAGTTTTCAGTTCCTTTGCTCATGCTCAAGTCTCAATCACAAATGAAATTTATCAATATCTAGGAGAACCAGACAcattccttttctgtcctacaG AGTACTGTGGAACTTTCTGTTATCCAAATGTTGCCCAATCGCCGTATTTACGGACTGTAGGAGAAAAGCTGCTCCCTGGCATCGAGGTGTTATGGACAG GTCCGAAAGTTGTATCCAAAGACATTCCAGTAGAGTCCATCGAAGAAGTTTCTAAGATCATCAGGAGAGCACCAGTTATCTGGGATAACATTCATGCTAATGATTATGATCAAAAGAGGCTTTTTCTTGGGCCTTACAAAGGTCGGTCAACTGAGCTTATCCCTCGCCTAAAGGGAGTTCTGACCAATCCAAACTGTGAATTTGAAGCCAATTATGTTGCTATTCACACACTTGCAACCTGGTACAAGTCGAACATGAATGGAGTGAGAAAAGATGTGGTGATGA CTGATACGGAAGACAGTACAGTTTCTATCCAGATTAAATTGGAAAATGAGGGGAGCGATGAAGATATTGAAACCGATGTTCTCTACAGCCCACAAATGGCCCTGAAGTTGGCCTTAACGGAATGGTTGCAGGAATTTGGGGTACCTCAACAATACAGCA GTAGGCAAGTGGCCCACAGTGGTGCTAAAACTAGTGTAGGGGATGTGGGGCCTCTGGTGGCACCATCCTCTTTAAATGCAGCCACTGTGGTTACAACAGTTTACCAAGAACCCATCATGAGTCAGGGGGCAGCACTGAGCAGCGAGTCACCGGCCTTGgtaaaggaggaagagaagaagcaaTCTGATGAGGAACcaatggacatggtggtggaAAAACAAGATGACACAGACAAGAATGCTAATCAGATACTGACAGATATTGCTGAAGCCAAGATGGCAGAGGAGTTGAAGCCAATGGATACCGATAAGGAGAGCATAGCTGAATCAAAGTCCCCAGAGATGTCTATGCAGGAAGACTCTGGTAGTGACATTGCTCCTATGCAGACTGATGAGCAAATTAACAAAGAACAGTTTGTGCCCGGGCCAAACGAAAAGCCTCTCTACACAGTAGAACCAGTGACTTTAGAGGACTTGCAGCTTCTCGCTGACTTGTTTTACCTTCCTTATGAACATGGGCCCAAAGGTGCGCAGATGCTGAGAGAATTCCAGTGGCTCAGAGCAAATAGCAGTGTTGTCAGTGTTAATTGCAAAGGAAAGGATGCTGAAAAA ATAGAAGAATGGCGTAACCGAGCAGCCAAGTTTGAAGAGATGTGCAGCTTGGTGATGGGGATGTTCACTCGTCTCTCCAATTGTGCCAACAGGACAATTCTTTATGACATGTACTCCTACGTCTGGGATATCAAGAGTATTATGTCAATGGTGAAATCTTTTGTGCAGTGGTTAG GGTGTCGTAGTCAATCTTCAGCACAGTTCTTAAGTGGAGACCAAGAACCCTGGGCCTTTAGAGGTGGTCTAGCAGGAGAGTTCCAG cGTTTGCTGCCTATTGATGGGGCAAATGACCTCTTTTTTCAACCACCTCCATTAACACCCACTTCCAAAGTGTACACCATAAGACCCTACTTTCCTAAAGATGAG GCATCTGTATATAAGATCTGCAGAGAAATGTATGCTGATGGAGCTGATCAACCCTTCCATAGTTTACCAGATTTAATTGGAGACAA GTTAGTGGGAGGTCTACTTACCCTCAGCCTGGATTACTGCTTTGTCTTAGAAGATGAGGATGGCATCTGTGGCTATGCTTTGGGAACAGTTGATGTGActcctttcattaaaaaatgcaaaatgtcttGGATCCCTTTCatgcaagaaaaatacactAAACCAAATAGTGACAAGGAGCTGTCTGAGGCAGAG aaaataatgctAAGCTTCCATGAAGAGCAAGAAGTATTGCCAGAATCATTCCTTGCTAACTTCCCATCATTGATAAAGATTGATATCCACAAAAAAGTGACAGATCCAAGTGTAGCCAAAAGTATGATGGCCTGCCTGCTCTCTTCTCTAAAGGCTAATG gcTCCCGTGGGGCTTTTTGTGAAGTGAGACCAGATGATAAAAGAATCCTGGAATTTTACAGCAAGCTGGGTTGTTTTGAAATTGCTAAAATGGAAGGATTTCCAAAGGATGTTGTTATCCTTGGAAGAAGCCTGTGA